The Planctomicrobium piriforme genome includes the window GGCAAAGCGTCACCCCTTGTCGATTCCCGACGCCGGCCAGCTCACTGAGTGCCTGAAGCAGATCCTCGCGCTCCGGCGAGTCCGCTTCCGGAAGTGGACCGGGCCGCAGGGTCATGCGACGGATCTTGAGGGAAGCAGCGAATTCGATCGCGTCGGCAACCGCGGCCAACCGCTGATCAAGACGGTCGGGATCCATCAAAGTCCCGCGCAGGGGAAAGTGACCGGACGCGACTTCGAGATTCCGCTCGGCCAGATAGTGCAGCACCTGCCGCCGGGCCGATTCGCCATATGCACCGGGGAAGAGTTCATTCCGCAGGTCGAACTGCACGCCGTGGGCGCCCATCTGCATCGCCCGCTGAATGGCCATTCGCAGGTCCATTTGAAACGACGCCGTCGCAACTGAAATCTTGATCCGCATGAGTTCCTCGGGCAGGCTTGGGGGAGGGCGTGCAAGAGCAACGCGAGCAGGCGGCACCATCATAGCGGCTCTCCCGGCACCATGCCCGCTTTTGTCTGCTGGAATTCCGGGGGTGGATGAGAGACACTGACCGTCCGAACAGGAAACTCGCCGCCATGTCTGAAACACTTCGTACAGTCACCGATTTTTTAAGGGCCTTCGCCCCGCTCGACCTCGCTGAAAGCTGGGATAACGTGGGTCTGCTGCTGGGAGAGACCGAGCCCCCAGTCCGCCGGGCGATGACCTGCCTGACGCTCTCTCCCGATGTCGCCGCCGAGGCGATTGCGGGCAATGCCGACTTCATCGTCTCGCACCATCCGGTCCTGTTTCGGCCCATTCAGAAGCTGACCTCGGATTCGAGCGAAGGCCCCATGCTGCTGTCGCTGATTCGTCATGGAATTCGGGTCTATAGCCCGCACACCGCGTTCGACAGCGCTCAACTGGGCATCAACCAGCAGTTGGCCGATGCACTCGACCTGCGCGAGACGGCCCCCATTCGACCGCAGTCTTCGTCACCAGACAACGCCGTGGGAAGCGGACGACGCGGCCAATTGCCGCGGAGCATGAGCTTCGGCCAGTTCCTCAATCTGGTCCGCACGAAGCTCAAGATCCTGCATCTGCAGTATGTCGGCGACGTTGGCCGACCGGTGTCATCAGTGGCGGTCGCCTGTGGTTCCGCCGGCGAGTTTCTGTCGGACGCGGTGAAGGCCGGATGCGATGTCTTTCTGACCGGCGAAGCCCGATTTCACAGTTGTCTCGAAGCCCGAGAAAAGAACATCGCCCTCGTGCTGGCAGGTCACTACGCAACGGAACGACCGGCGGTCGAAACACTCGCTCAGGTGCTCAAGCAAC containing:
- a CDS encoding sugar phosphate isomerase/epimerase family protein, with amino-acid sequence MRIKISVATASFQMDLRMAIQRAMQMGAHGVQFDLRNELFPGAYGESARRQVLHYLAERNLEVASGHFPLRGTLMDPDRLDQRLAAVADAIEFAASLKIRRMTLRPGPLPEADSPEREDLLQALSELAGVGNRQGVTLCLMPSGDSGEALLRLLEDVKTGPVAVDADLADWVLNNQSYVQEMRTLFRFIGHIEARDAARGLGGKGREVPIGRGEIEWDEVAALLGEMDYTGWINVQRTEGNDRLGDIARGVQYLWNLFSGGME
- a CDS encoding Nif3-like dinuclear metal center hexameric protein gives rise to the protein MSETLRTVTDFLRAFAPLDLAESWDNVGLLLGETEPPVRRAMTCLTLSPDVAAEAIAGNADFIVSHHPVLFRPIQKLTSDSSEGPMLLSLIRHGIRVYSPHTAFDSAQLGINQQLADALDLRETAPIRPQSSSPDNAVGSGRRGQLPRSMSFGQFLNLVRTKLKILHLQYVGDVGRPVSSVAVACGSAGEFLSDAVKAGCDVFLTGEARFHSCLEAREKNIALVLAGHYATERPAVETLAQVLKQQFPQLQVWASEQECDPVLWSLGS